A genomic window from Parasteatoda tepidariorum isolate YZ-2023 chromosome 10, CAS_Ptep_4.0, whole genome shotgun sequence includes:
- the LOC107449933 gene encoding speckle-type POZ protein-like: MASHKTMVETNTSVSEYEYIWKIKNFLKYYDVIRAVEFSPLKSIPLTLAFELKPRLHNESKYYLAYEIHLIKLSKEEVPKTCRFAIVAKINSGSNNDTTKTILSTVGTPRTVYDSNHLFTGMLHTSTNKLYLKTITIDVASDVTFLFTLTFFGHNITTIATIDPVLKLPDEEHCNVCRGLKTLYESKTNTDMSFEIGENTIKAHWCILVAQSPVFKRMFENNLIECMHAFKSLIQMHSNH, translated from the coding sequence ATGGCTTCGCACAAAACTATGGTGGAAACAAATACTTCCGTTTCTGAATATGAATACATATGGAAGataaagaactttttgaaataCTATGATGTTATTCGCGCGGTGGAATTTTCGCCGTTGAAATCTATTCCTTTGACACttgcttttgaattaaaacCACGTTTACACAACGAAAGTAAGTATTACCTTGCTTATGAGATACATTTGATTAAGTTATCGAAAGAGGAAGTTCCTAAGACCTGCAGATTTGCTATCGTTGCAAAAATTAACAGTGGTTCTAATAATGATACTACTAAGACTATATTGTCAACAGTTGGTACACCAAGAACTGTTTACGATTCTAATCACCTTTTCACAGGTATGCTGCATACTAGtactaataaattatatctaaaaactATTACAATTGATGTTGCTTCGGACGTAACTTTCTTGTTTACTCTAACTTTTTTTGGCCATAATATAACTACCATAGCAACTATAGATCCCGTTTTAAAATTGCCAGACGAAGAGCACTGCAATGTTTGCCGGGGTCTTAAAACTCTGTACGAGTCTAAGACAAATACCGATATGAGTTTTGAAATCGGCGAAAACACTATAAAAGCACATTGGTGCATTCTAGTGGCTCAATCACCTGTTTTCAAAAGAATGTTCGAGAACAATTTGATTGAATGCATGCATGCATTCAAATCACTGATTCAGATGCATTCAAATCACTGA